In Scylla paramamosain isolate STU-SP2022 chromosome 30, ASM3559412v1, whole genome shotgun sequence, the following are encoded in one genomic region:
- the LOC135116164 gene encoding globin-like: protein MGGLLSVAWGWVTAAGKAGSIMQPEEGSLGPYADVPDKTTGLTLRHRTAIYRTWDLVRPNVKLHGPNFFRAMFEAEPILQTRFKSFIGKTKEELKKDNKRLVAHGTTVFMAITSLVDNLEDVPVLVELIKNTANNHIRHGVPKEDFEMLPPILLKFMRDTLGSAWSPVAEEGWSQAVKVIISVILSVYDE from the exons GCTGGGTCCATCATGCAACCAGAGGAAGGAAGCCTGGGCCCATATGCAGATGTGCCAGACAAGACCACTGGCCTGACCCTCCGCCACCGCACCGCCATCTACCGCACCTGGGATCTCGTCAGACCCAACGTGAAACTCCATGGGCCTAACTTCTTCCGCgc GATGTTTGAGGCAGAGCCAATACTGCAAACCAGATTCAAAAGCTTCATTGGCAAGACTAAGGAGGAACTCAAGAAGGACAACAAGCGACTGGTGGCACATGGGACTAct GTGTTCATGGCTATCACCTCACTGGTGGACAACCTGGAGGACGTGCCCGTGTTGGTGGAACTCATCAAGAATACAGCAAACAATCACATACGGCATGGTGTCCCTAAGGAAGACTTCGAG ATGCTGCCGCCAATACTGCTTAAGTTCATGAGGGACACCCTGGGGTCAGCCTGGAGCCCCGTGGCAGAGGAAGGCTGGTCTCAAGCTGTTAAAGTCATCATCTCGGTCATCCTCAGTGTTTATGATGAATGA